The following coding sequences are from one Nicotiana tomentosiformis chromosome 3, ASM39032v3, whole genome shotgun sequence window:
- the LOC138907392 gene encoding uncharacterized protein, translating to MGMDWLASCYANVDCRSKMVRFQFPGEPVLEWKGNITSSRGRFISYLKERKMIRKGYIYHLVRVQDVKAYSPTVQSIPVVNEFPHIFPDELPGLPLEWEIEFAIDTLPDTQPMSIPPYRMVPAELRELEEQLRNLLEKGFIRPNVGIRVDTQKIEAVKTWPRPMTPTEKATKFQWTDACERSFQALKDILTLTPVLTLLEGIDGYAIYCDTSDIGLGCVLMQHGKANVVADALSRRSMGSLSYLQPKKSDIAREIHHLANLGVRLLDSGDTGVTIQDTTTSSLVTEVKERHYEDPVLAHYRDRAPQKEKTPSEIIGYRVLIYRGPELAQQAVEKVKVLWRNKNVEEMTWEAEKDMKCRYRHLFPLPEEDRTETSHPLGTYMAVSGTVTEETAIISIDLWEFNMRGRMPLGRGEIVTLCASQSDV from the exons atgggtatggattggttggcttcttgttatgctaacgttgattgtagatcaaagatggttcggttccagtttccaggggagccagttctagagtggaaaggtaatattACATCGtcaagaggtaggtttatttcctatctcaaggaaaggaagatgatcagaaagggctatatttatcacttggttcgggtacaggatgtgaaagcaTACTCACCGACCGTTCAGTCTATCCCGGTAGTTAATGAGTTTCCCCAtatttttcccgatgagcttccaggccttccTCTAGAgtgggagattgagtttgctattgacacattaccagatactcagccgatgtctattcctccttatagaatggtACCTGCAGAACTGAGAGAGTTGGAAGAACAACTGAGgaatttgcttgaaaaaggctttattagaccca atgtgggtatccgggttgatacacagaagattgaggcagtgaagacttggcctagacccatgaCACCAACGGAG aaggcaactaagtttcagtggactgatgcttgtgagcgaagtttccaggcattgaaggacatatTGACTTTAACACCGGTTCTGACACTCCTAGAGGGGatcgatggttatgctatctattgtgatacTTCGgacattggattgggttgtgtactgatgcagcatg ggaaagcgaatgtagtagccgacgccctcagccgtagatctatgggtagcctatcatatttacagccaaaGAAGAGTGATATAGCCCGTGAGATTCATCAtctagctaatcttggagttcgattactagattcaggtgataccggagttaccATTCAGGACacaacaacatcctctttagtaactgaagtgaaggaacgccattatgaggatcctgtgctagctcattacagagatagagcccctcaaaaggagaagacaccatctGAGATTATAGGATATAGAGTCCTCATATATCGAG GACCAGAGTTGGcacaacaggcagttgagaag gttaaagtactttggaggaacaagaatgtggaggagatgacttgggaagctgaaaaAGACATGAAGTGTAGGTATCGTCACTTGTTTCCTCTTCCGGAGGAGGATCGGACAGAGACATCACatcctttaggtacgtatatg GCTGTTAGTGGTACCGTTACAGAGGAGACTGCCATAATTTCTATAGatctctgggagtttaacatGCGAGGACGAATGCCTCTAGGGAGGGGGGAGATTGTTACACTTTGTGCGTCCCAAAGTGACGTATAA